A genomic stretch from Falco cherrug isolate bFalChe1 chromosome 1, bFalChe1.pri, whole genome shotgun sequence includes:
- the REST gene encoding RE1-silencing transcription factor isoform X1, which produces MAACLAGRAAAAAGARPGPAPPAASPGGCAPGPRGGSGRRPCRAAPFCWRPWARRGPWAVGGGPRRGPTASAPTRGRLRRPRCPTWRAPRELLGPGRPVGAGSAAGRPGARPGPCGTRDVGSRCQRPPTWPPHGGALHPSSGGTGRPLWGRNGTPPPPRCRAWPVGAGRTRPRVLPLPARCLGPEVSFSGVTWRAAWVARSRGGFSVTLGYLAVCLLSSNRVPAMATQVLGQSGGNSLFPGSANIGMALSNDMYDLHDLSKAELAAPQLIMLANVALTGEVNGNCCDYLVGEERQMAELTTVGDSNFSDSDGEGMEDTQAAESDREAPENVELSSLDVPCAETQSPAVCPPPKAPSVDKDVSLEVLGTPESTEDKCKSLKSKPFRCKPCQYEAESEEEFVHHIRVHSAKKFFVEENAEKQAQVKESDSCTAEEVDFSKGPIRCDRCGYNTNRYDHYLAHLKHHNKAGENERVYKCTICTYTTVSEYHWKKHLRNHFPRKVYTCSQCSYFSDRKNNYIQHIRTHTGERPYQCAMCPYSSSQKTHLTRHMRTHSGEKPFKCDQCSYVASNQHEVTRHARQVHNGPKPLTCPHCDYKTADRSNFKKHVELHINPRQFLCPVCDYAASKKCNLQYHIKSRHPDCSDITMDVSKVKLRTKKSEADFSESINDKAEKEQTKGDSAAKKTEKIVKVEKKDNLAKEKKPTSNVSAGQVTTRSRKSASENKEVDIKTEKSTEKTCKTKKNKRKAEAEVTSSRQEPANDTSAVTKKKKKVEAKPRDCQEAQKSDAVPEEEPKKQNSCLKKNRKKKALKNKHTKKSSKPDQEKIEEEEMPEECHSTEEDGCVKPDTEGSNQKEQDATDTVALNNNGDHALKGESTDPKGSCVQDSGQLCLPAQDANTEAEVEDQEMPAAAGESEGTVVEKEEERKVERGEDTCSEESSEAASSEKSLDVLMDGVPDLVPEKEPEETFVAETVSSSDPMDLTKTCLPATEPTGDAVPAPAPPEGCTQSPEVALALSSRDNTAVSESQEMDEDEGIHSHEGSDISDNISEGSDDSGLNGARSVQEETSPKTSQGAGDTTVARENYVCIFCDRSFKKEGEYSKHLNRHLVNVYYLEKATKGQE; this is translated from the exons ATGGCCGCATGCCTGGCagggagggcggcggcggcggcgggggcacggcccggcccggctcccccGGCCGCCTCCCCCGGCGGATGtgcgccggggccgcggggggggagcgggcggcggccgTGCCGGGCCGCCCCCTTTTGTTGGCGGCCTTGGGCCCGGCGGGGTCCCTGGGCAGTCGGGGGGGGCCCTCGGAGGGGCCCGACGGCCTCAGCACCCACCCGCGGGCGCCTGCGCCGCCCCCGGTGTCCGACATGGCGGGCCCCGCGGGAGCTGCTGGGTCCCGGCCGCCCCGTGGGAGCGGGTAGCGCTGCCGGGCGGCCCGGAGCCCGGCCGGGGCCCTGCGGGACCAGGGACGTGGGGTCCCGCTGTCAGCGCCCCCCCACCTGGCCTCCGCACGGCGGGGCCCTGCACCCGTCGTCGGGCGGAACTGGACGGCCCTTGTGGGGGAGGAAcgggacccccccgcccccccgatGCCGAGCGTGGCCTGTGGGAGCGGGGAGGACCCGGCCCCGCGTTCTGCCTCTGCCGGCCCGGTGCCTCGGCCCGGAGGTCTCGTTTTCTGGTGTTACCTGGAGGGCAGCTTGGGTAGCACGAAGCAGAGGGGGCTTCTCTGTCACACTGGGGTACTTAGCGGTGTGCCTTTTGTCTTCCAACAGAGTTCCTGCCATGGCAACTCAAGTGCTGGGACAGTCTGGTGGCAACAGCCTCTTTCCTGGCAGCGCTAATATCGGCATGGCATTGTCCAATGACATGTATGACTTACACGACCTTTCCAAagctgagctggcagctcctcagcttATTATGTTGGCAAATGTGGCCTTGACAGGAGAAGTCAATGGCAACTGCTGCGATTACCTGGTTGGGGAAGAGAGACAAATGGCAGAACTGACAACGGTAGGGGACAGCAACTTCTCAGACAGCGATGGAGAGGGTATGGAAGATACCCAGGCTGCGGAGAGTGACCGCGAGGCACCTGAAAACGTGGAATTAAGCTCTCTTGACGTTCCTTGTGCAGAAACCCAAAGTCCAGCTGTTTGCCCCCCTCCTAAGGCTCCCAGTGTGGACAAAGATGTCTCACTGGAAGTGCTGGGTACTCCAGAAAGCACAGAGGACAAGTGTAAGAGCTTGAAGAGCAAGCCGTTTCGTTGTAAGCCTTGCCAGTATGAGGCAGAGTCTGAAGAAGAGTTTGTGCATCATATCAGGGTTCACAGTGCTAAGAAATTCTTTGTGGAAGAAAACGCAGAAAAGCAAGCCCAGGTGAAGGAGTCTGATTCTTGCACTGCAGAAGAAGTGGATTTCTCTAAGGGCCCAATCCGTTGTGACCGTTGTGGCTATAACACTAACAGATATGATCACTATCTGGCTCACTTGAAGCACCACAACAAAGCAGGGGAAAATGAGAGAGTCTACAAGTGTACCATATGCACTTACACTACCGTCAGTGAATATCACTGGAAGAAACACCTAAGAAATCATTTTCCCAGGAAAGTGTATACCTGCTCACAATGCTCCTATTtttcagacaggaaaaacaATTATATTCAACATATTCGAACTCACACAG GAGAGCGACCCTATCAATGTGCGATGTGTCCTTATTCCAGCTCTCAGAAGACCCATTTAACCAGGCACATGCGCACCCACTCAG GTGAGAAGCCGTTCAAATGTGATCAGTGCAGCTATGTGGCCTCAAACCAGCACGAAGTAACTCGTCACGCAAGGCAGGTTCACAATGGGCCGAAGCCTCTGACTTGCCCACACTGTGACTACAAAACAGCTGACCGCAGCAATTTCAAAAAGCATGTCGAGCTCCACATCAATCCGCGCCAGTTTCTCTGTCCTGTATGTGATTATGCAGCATCTAAAAAATGTAACCTGCAGTATCACATCAAATCCAGGCATCCCGATTGTTCTGACATCACCATGGATGTTTCAAAGGTGAAGCTACGGACTAAAAAGAGCGAAGCTGACTTTTCTGAGAGCATTAATgacaaagcagagaaggaacAAACAAAAGGTGATTCAGCcgcaaagaaaactgagaaaattgtgaaagtggagaaaaaagataatttggcaaaggaaaagaagccgACGAGCAATGTTTCTGCAGGCCAGGTGACAACCAGAAGTCGGAAAtcagcttcagaaaacaagGAGGTGGAtattaaaactgagaaaagtactgagaaaacatgtaaaacaaagaagaacaaaagaaaggcagaggCTGAAGTAACCTCCTCAAGGCAAGAGCCTGCAAATGATAcctcagcagtaacaaaaaagaaaaagaaagtggaagCTAAACCCAGAGACTGTCAGGAAGCTCAGAAAAGTGATGCTGTACCAGAGGAGGAgcctaaaaagcaaaattcatgccttaagaaaaacagaaaaaagaaagctctgaaaaataaGCACACTAAGAAAAGCAGTAAACCCGATCAGGAGAAGATCGAGGAAGAGGAGATGCCAGAGGAGTGTCATAGCACAGAAGAAGATGGATGTGTGAAGCCCGACACTGAGGGCAGCAACCAGAAGGAGCAAGATGCCACTGACACAGTGGCATTAAACAACAATGGTGATCATGCTCTCAAGGGGGAGAGCACCGATCCCAAAGGAAGCTGCGTACAAGACTCAGGGCAGCTTTGTCTGCCAGCTCAGGATGCAAACACAGAAGCTGAGGTAGAGGACCAAGAaatgcctgctgcagcaggagagagcGAAGGCACTGTTgttgaaaaagaggaggagagaaaggtAGAGAGAGGGGAAGACACTTGCTCTGAGGAATCTTCTGAGGCAGCGTCTTCTGAAAAAAGCTTGGATGTGCTCATGGATGGGGTACCAGATCTGGTGCCTGAGAAGGAGCCGGAGGAAACCTTCGTGGCAGAAACTGTGAGTAGCTCAGACCCGATGGACCTGACCAAAACGTGCCTGCCAGCGACAGAGCCAACAGGAGATGCCGTGCCAGCACCTGCGCCCCCAGAAGGGTGTACGCAAAGCCCTGAGGTTGCTCTGGCCTTATCATCTCGGGATAACACAGCAGTGAGTGAATCTCAGGAAATGGATGAGGACGAGGGCATCCACAGCCACGAAGGCAGCGACATAAGTGACAACATATCAGAAGGAAGCGATGACTCGGGGTTAAACGGCGCTCGCTCTGTACAAGAGGAAACAAGTCCAAAGACGTCACAAGGAGCTGGGGACACCACAGTGGCCAGGGAGAACTATGTGTGCATTTTTTGTGACCGCtcatttaaaaaggaaggtGAATACAGCAAGCACCTCAATCGCCACTTAGTCAATGTCTATTACCTTGAGAAAGCAACAAAAGGGCAGGAGTAG
- the REST gene encoding RE1-silencing transcription factor isoform X2: MATQVLGQSGGNSLFPGSANIGMALSNDMYDLHDLSKAELAAPQLIMLANVALTGEVNGNCCDYLVGEERQMAELTTVGDSNFSDSDGEGMEDTQAAESDREAPENVELSSLDVPCAETQSPAVCPPPKAPSVDKDVSLEVLGTPESTEDKCKSLKSKPFRCKPCQYEAESEEEFVHHIRVHSAKKFFVEENAEKQAQVKESDSCTAEEVDFSKGPIRCDRCGYNTNRYDHYLAHLKHHNKAGENERVYKCTICTYTTVSEYHWKKHLRNHFPRKVYTCSQCSYFSDRKNNYIQHIRTHTGERPYQCAMCPYSSSQKTHLTRHMRTHSGEKPFKCDQCSYVASNQHEVTRHARQVHNGPKPLTCPHCDYKTADRSNFKKHVELHINPRQFLCPVCDYAASKKCNLQYHIKSRHPDCSDITMDVSKVKLRTKKSEADFSESINDKAEKEQTKGDSAAKKTEKIVKVEKKDNLAKEKKPTSNVSAGQVTTRSRKSASENKEVDIKTEKSTEKTCKTKKNKRKAEAEVTSSRQEPANDTSAVTKKKKKVEAKPRDCQEAQKSDAVPEEEPKKQNSCLKKNRKKKALKNKHTKKSSKPDQEKIEEEEMPEECHSTEEDGCVKPDTEGSNQKEQDATDTVALNNNGDHALKGESTDPKGSCVQDSGQLCLPAQDANTEAEVEDQEMPAAAGESEGTVVEKEEERKVERGEDTCSEESSEAASSEKSLDVLMDGVPDLVPEKEPEETFVAETVSSSDPMDLTKTCLPATEPTGDAVPAPAPPEGCTQSPEVALALSSRDNTAVSESQEMDEDEGIHSHEGSDISDNISEGSDDSGLNGARSVQEETSPKTSQGAGDTTVARENYVCIFCDRSFKKEGEYSKHLNRHLVNVYYLEKATKGQE, translated from the exons ATGGCAACTCAAGTGCTGGGACAGTCTGGTGGCAACAGCCTCTTTCCTGGCAGCGCTAATATCGGCATGGCATTGTCCAATGACATGTATGACTTACACGACCTTTCCAAagctgagctggcagctcctcagcttATTATGTTGGCAAATGTGGCCTTGACAGGAGAAGTCAATGGCAACTGCTGCGATTACCTGGTTGGGGAAGAGAGACAAATGGCAGAACTGACAACGGTAGGGGACAGCAACTTCTCAGACAGCGATGGAGAGGGTATGGAAGATACCCAGGCTGCGGAGAGTGACCGCGAGGCACCTGAAAACGTGGAATTAAGCTCTCTTGACGTTCCTTGTGCAGAAACCCAAAGTCCAGCTGTTTGCCCCCCTCCTAAGGCTCCCAGTGTGGACAAAGATGTCTCACTGGAAGTGCTGGGTACTCCAGAAAGCACAGAGGACAAGTGTAAGAGCTTGAAGAGCAAGCCGTTTCGTTGTAAGCCTTGCCAGTATGAGGCAGAGTCTGAAGAAGAGTTTGTGCATCATATCAGGGTTCACAGTGCTAAGAAATTCTTTGTGGAAGAAAACGCAGAAAAGCAAGCCCAGGTGAAGGAGTCTGATTCTTGCACTGCAGAAGAAGTGGATTTCTCTAAGGGCCCAATCCGTTGTGACCGTTGTGGCTATAACACTAACAGATATGATCACTATCTGGCTCACTTGAAGCACCACAACAAAGCAGGGGAAAATGAGAGAGTCTACAAGTGTACCATATGCACTTACACTACCGTCAGTGAATATCACTGGAAGAAACACCTAAGAAATCATTTTCCCAGGAAAGTGTATACCTGCTCACAATGCTCCTATTtttcagacaggaaaaacaATTATATTCAACATATTCGAACTCACACAG GAGAGCGACCCTATCAATGTGCGATGTGTCCTTATTCCAGCTCTCAGAAGACCCATTTAACCAGGCACATGCGCACCCACTCAG GTGAGAAGCCGTTCAAATGTGATCAGTGCAGCTATGTGGCCTCAAACCAGCACGAAGTAACTCGTCACGCAAGGCAGGTTCACAATGGGCCGAAGCCTCTGACTTGCCCACACTGTGACTACAAAACAGCTGACCGCAGCAATTTCAAAAAGCATGTCGAGCTCCACATCAATCCGCGCCAGTTTCTCTGTCCTGTATGTGATTATGCAGCATCTAAAAAATGTAACCTGCAGTATCACATCAAATCCAGGCATCCCGATTGTTCTGACATCACCATGGATGTTTCAAAGGTGAAGCTACGGACTAAAAAGAGCGAAGCTGACTTTTCTGAGAGCATTAATgacaaagcagagaaggaacAAACAAAAGGTGATTCAGCcgcaaagaaaactgagaaaattgtgaaagtggagaaaaaagataatttggcaaaggaaaagaagccgACGAGCAATGTTTCTGCAGGCCAGGTGACAACCAGAAGTCGGAAAtcagcttcagaaaacaagGAGGTGGAtattaaaactgagaaaagtactgagaaaacatgtaaaacaaagaagaacaaaagaaaggcagaggCTGAAGTAACCTCCTCAAGGCAAGAGCCTGCAAATGATAcctcagcagtaacaaaaaagaaaaagaaagtggaagCTAAACCCAGAGACTGTCAGGAAGCTCAGAAAAGTGATGCTGTACCAGAGGAGGAgcctaaaaagcaaaattcatgccttaagaaaaacagaaaaaagaaagctctgaaaaataaGCACACTAAGAAAAGCAGTAAACCCGATCAGGAGAAGATCGAGGAAGAGGAGATGCCAGAGGAGTGTCATAGCACAGAAGAAGATGGATGTGTGAAGCCCGACACTGAGGGCAGCAACCAGAAGGAGCAAGATGCCACTGACACAGTGGCATTAAACAACAATGGTGATCATGCTCTCAAGGGGGAGAGCACCGATCCCAAAGGAAGCTGCGTACAAGACTCAGGGCAGCTTTGTCTGCCAGCTCAGGATGCAAACACAGAAGCTGAGGTAGAGGACCAAGAaatgcctgctgcagcaggagagagcGAAGGCACTGTTgttgaaaaagaggaggagagaaaggtAGAGAGAGGGGAAGACACTTGCTCTGAGGAATCTTCTGAGGCAGCGTCTTCTGAAAAAAGCTTGGATGTGCTCATGGATGGGGTACCAGATCTGGTGCCTGAGAAGGAGCCGGAGGAAACCTTCGTGGCAGAAACTGTGAGTAGCTCAGACCCGATGGACCTGACCAAAACGTGCCTGCCAGCGACAGAGCCAACAGGAGATGCCGTGCCAGCACCTGCGCCCCCAGAAGGGTGTACGCAAAGCCCTGAGGTTGCTCTGGCCTTATCATCTCGGGATAACACAGCAGTGAGTGAATCTCAGGAAATGGATGAGGACGAGGGCATCCACAGCCACGAAGGCAGCGACATAAGTGACAACATATCAGAAGGAAGCGATGACTCGGGGTTAAACGGCGCTCGCTCTGTACAAGAGGAAACAAGTCCAAAGACGTCACAAGGAGCTGGGGACACCACAGTGGCCAGGGAGAACTATGTGTGCATTTTTTGTGACCGCtcatttaaaaaggaaggtGAATACAGCAAGCACCTCAATCGCCACTTAGTCAATGTCTATTACCTTGAGAAAGCAACAAAAGGGCAGGAGTAG